One Fundidesulfovibrio putealis DSM 16056 DNA segment encodes these proteins:
- a CDS encoding IMP cyclohydrolase has translation MSDLKKMYTTMQGDPFPQDMTITLGGQTLTFKKRTWTIDGEVKGLRYGENPDQPAAVYQLVDNALELDGVTFRGPERGMVSALTEEHLIQSGKHPGKTNLTDVDNGLNILQYLSAKPAAVILKHNNPCGAAWTNEGLAVAFERANLSDRIAAFGGAIVVNRTMDKATAELIVANYFEVVAAPDYEPAALDILKTKKNLRIIAIPGINRLAEGIAEPFLDVKSLSDGGMVLQFSFRNRILSAADFLPAQGSTKDGAAFIARAPSSQEADDLLFAWAVEAGVTSNSVIFARNGATVGIGTGEQDRVGVVELTIHKAYTKYADLLAFTRHKLSIHELREKAAADPALATALADIEAQTKADRGGLPGSVLVSDGFFPFRDGVDLAIAQGVIAIAQPGGSIRDWEVVQAVNEATPQVAMVFTGQRSFRH, from the coding sequence ATGAGCGACCTGAAAAAAATGTACACCACCATGCAGGGCGACCCCTTTCCCCAGGACATGACCATCACCCTGGGCGGGCAGACCCTCACCTTCAAGAAGCGCACCTGGACCATCGACGGCGAGGTGAAGGGCCTGCGCTACGGCGAGAACCCCGACCAGCCCGCCGCCGTCTACCAGCTGGTGGACAACGCCCTTGAGCTCGACGGCGTGACCTTCCGAGGCCCCGAACGCGGCATGGTGTCCGCGCTCACCGAGGAGCATCTGATCCAGTCCGGCAAGCACCCCGGCAAGACCAACCTCACCGACGTGGACAACGGCCTGAACATCCTCCAGTACCTCTCGGCCAAGCCCGCCGCCGTGATCCTCAAGCACAACAACCCCTGCGGAGCCGCCTGGACCAACGAAGGCCTGGCCGTGGCCTTCGAGCGCGCCAACCTCTCCGACCGCATCGCCGCGTTCGGCGGAGCCATCGTGGTGAACCGCACCATGGACAAGGCCACCGCCGAGCTGATCGTGGCCAACTACTTCGAGGTGGTCGCCGCGCCCGACTACGAGCCCGCCGCTCTGGACATACTCAAAACCAAGAAGAACCTGCGCATCATCGCCATCCCCGGCATCAATCGGCTGGCCGAGGGCATCGCAGAGCCTTTCCTGGACGTCAAATCCCTGTCCGACGGCGGCATGGTGCTCCAGTTCTCCTTCCGCAACCGCATCCTCAGCGCCGCCGACTTCCTGCCCGCACAAGGCTCCACGAAAGACGGCGCGGCCTTCATCGCCCGCGCCCCCAGCTCCCAGGAAGCCGACGACCTGCTCTTCGCCTGGGCCGTGGAAGCAGGCGTGACCTCCAACTCCGTCATCTTCGCCCGAAACGGCGCAACCGTGGGCATCGGCACCGGCGAGCAGGACCGCGTGGGCGTTGTGGAGCTGACCATCCACAAGGCCTACACCAAGTACGCAGACCTTCTGGCCTTCACGCGCCACAAGCTCTCCATTCACGAGCTGCGCGAAAAAGCCGCCGCCGACCCGGCGCTGGCCACGGCCCTGGCCGACATCGAGGCCCAGACCAAGGCCGACCGGGGCGGACTGCCCGGCAGCGTGCTGGTCTCCGACGGGTTCTTCCCCTTCCGCGACGGCGTGGATCTGGCCATCGCCCAGGGCGTCATCGCCATCGCGCAGCCCGGCGGCTCCATCCGCGACTGGGAAGTTGTCCAGGCCGTGAACGAAGCCACGCCCCAGGTGGCCATGGTCTTCACGGGGCAGCGTTCTTTTAGGCATTAA
- a CDS encoding ribonuclease catalytic domain-containing protein — MTTTKHPSIQPIPTAGCIVEFLQGNEPHLAWVEEASGDKLRLYTLNKRESKLSASRLLPWSGPRYDGQFNREAILEKLREHAKRREDISASIDPLEVWELAQGEVNQASTLWFAGLAFETPDVDHLAAMGRALLGVKTHFKFQPPNFEVHAAEVVERRLAEQELARERELVVTAGQTFFHELWTAWASGRSKDVARLESHLDPQAAKKLKELLRGLLADPDSQELAPLWANLRKGLPEHPNQPLILAMEWGVVPPHHNALLDQAGYDAGDEWSVAFAGEIAALKQDFEAKRAEPEQVEYLSIDSPTTRDIDDAFHVEKTGDGWRVGMALARPTLSLDFDGPLGRAIWQRATSLYLPECVSHMMPEEIGCGLYSLTAGQDRPSLILEWTLDEAGAVKEFAPRMGWVRVAANLTYEGVEEALERGSAPDSVSAACELAGMLRAARIERGAVIIDRPEPKITLSGPPEAVQVEIGPSEDHPRAQMTVSELMILANASMALWAGQHGVALLHRVQDISIPHGCAGVWTHPVDMHRVVKQLAGASMEVRPMRHASLAADAYAPITSPLRRLSDLVNLAQVQAFLETGAPRYTREELVAKLPEITSRLDAVGQVQRYRPRYWKLVYMREHCREKEFEAVALEECGQLVSLSILDLQLFVRTGREVLGSNFQPGQRYWLKLGRVDPLTNEFRVMSAREAEEKPDVGDWFQTDDQDKD, encoded by the coding sequence TTGACGACGACCAAACACCCGTCCATCCAACCCATCCCTACCGCAGGCTGCATCGTGGAGTTCCTCCAGGGCAACGAGCCGCACCTCGCCTGGGTTGAAGAGGCGTCCGGCGACAAGCTGCGCCTCTACACCCTGAACAAGCGCGAATCCAAGCTGTCCGCATCGCGCCTGCTGCCGTGGTCCGGGCCGCGCTACGACGGCCAGTTCAACCGCGAGGCCATTCTGGAAAAGCTGCGCGAGCACGCCAAGCGCCGCGAAGACATCTCCGCGTCCATCGATCCGCTGGAGGTGTGGGAGCTGGCCCAGGGCGAGGTGAACCAGGCATCCACCCTGTGGTTCGCGGGGCTGGCCTTCGAGACGCCGGACGTGGACCATCTGGCGGCCATGGGGCGTGCGCTTCTGGGCGTGAAGACGCATTTCAAGTTCCAGCCGCCCAATTTCGAGGTGCACGCGGCTGAGGTGGTGGAGCGCCGTCTGGCCGAACAGGAGCTGGCCCGCGAACGCGAGCTGGTGGTCACCGCCGGACAGACCTTCTTCCATGAGCTGTGGACCGCCTGGGCCTCGGGCAGGAGCAAGGACGTTGCCAGGCTGGAGTCGCACCTGGACCCGCAGGCGGCGAAAAAGCTCAAGGAACTGCTGCGCGGCCTGCTGGCCGATCCGGACAGCCAGGAGCTCGCGCCCCTGTGGGCGAACCTGCGCAAGGGGCTGCCCGAGCACCCCAACCAGCCGCTGATCCTGGCAATGGAGTGGGGCGTGGTGCCGCCGCACCACAACGCGCTGCTGGACCAGGCCGGATACGATGCCGGGGACGAATGGAGCGTGGCCTTCGCGGGGGAGATCGCGGCCCTGAAGCAAGATTTCGAGGCCAAGCGGGCCGAGCCCGAGCAGGTGGAGTACCTGAGCATCGACTCGCCCACCACCCGCGACATCGACGACGCCTTTCATGTGGAGAAGACTGGGGACGGCTGGCGCGTGGGCATGGCCCTGGCGCGCCCGACCCTGTCGCTTGATTTTGACGGTCCGCTTGGCCGGGCCATCTGGCAGCGGGCCACCAGCCTGTACCTGCCCGAATGCGTCAGCCACATGATGCCCGAGGAAATCGGCTGCGGTCTTTACAGCCTGACCGCCGGGCAGGACCGGCCCTCACTGATATTGGAGTGGACCCTGGACGAGGCGGGCGCTGTGAAAGAGTTCGCGCCCAGGATGGGCTGGGTGCGCGTGGCCGCGAACCTGACCTACGAGGGCGTGGAAGAGGCCCTGGAGCGGGGCAGCGCGCCGGACTCAGTCAGCGCGGCCTGCGAGCTGGCCGGGATGCTTCGCGCGGCGCGCATCGAGCGCGGGGCGGTGATAATCGACAGGCCGGAGCCCAAGATCACGCTTTCCGGGCCGCCCGAGGCGGTCCAGGTGGAGATCGGCCCGTCGGAGGACCACCCCAGGGCCCAGATGACCGTGAGCGAGCTCATGATCCTGGCCAACGCGTCCATGGCTCTATGGGCCGGTCAGCACGGGGTTGCGCTTCTGCACCGCGTGCAGGACATCTCCATCCCCCACGGCTGCGCCGGTGTCTGGACGCATCCCGTGGACATGCACCGGGTGGTGAAGCAGCTGGCCGGGGCTTCCATGGAAGTGCGCCCCATGCGCCACGCCAGCCTCGCGGCGGACGCTTACGCGCCGATCACTTCGCCGCTGCGCAGGCTCTCGGACCTGGTCAACCTGGCCCAGGTGCAGGCGTTTCTGGAGACGGGCGCGCCGCGCTACACCCGCGAGGAGCTGGTGGCCAAGCTGCCGGAGATCACCTCGCGCCTGGACGCGGTGGGGCAGGTGCAGCGCTACAGGCCGCGCTACTGGAAGCTGGTGTACATGCGCGAGCACTGCCGCGAGAAAGAGTTCGAAGCCGTGGCCCTGGAAGAGTGCGGGCAACTGGTCAGCCTGTCGATTCTCGATTTGCAGCTGTTCGTGCGCACCGGGCGCGAGGTGCTGGGATCGAACTTCCAGCCGGGGCAGCGCTACTGGCTGAAGCTCGGCCGGGTGGACCCGCTGACCAACGAATTCCGGGTGATGAGCGCGAGAGAGGCCGAGGAAAAGCCCGACGTGGGCGACTGGTTCCAGACGGACGATCAAGACAAAGACTAA
- a CDS encoding SAM-dependent methyltransferase — MEFTVYLAPKGFTNELIYELGDVAEVVDRLVFAPGPPRPVAWAQNIWLNPQRIQIESISDGANKLKALQRNWSLWSVRHNRRARLIEEQLPAVRSKPVAIGTPPPRSPLGAWTLLERDVIVASPSCSSPFPHGEVQFMENKIDPPNRAYLKLWELFTLLEAAPKAESVCLDLGGSPGGWTWVLASLGCKVLTVDKAPLEPRIENMPGVDYRMLSAFALDPREVGPVDWLFCDVACYPDRLWRLVDRWRTFGKVRNFVCTLKFQGPTDHETAAKFWAFPGSRLVHLFNNKHELTWVLLDKEEFPSFAPEQPDTGGADAANLGEFGMPVDEA, encoded by the coding sequence ATGGAATTTACAGTCTATCTAGCCCCGAAGGGCTTTACAAATGAATTGATCTACGAGCTGGGCGACGTGGCCGAGGTGGTGGACCGCCTGGTCTTCGCGCCCGGACCGCCGCGCCCCGTGGCCTGGGCCCAGAACATCTGGCTCAACCCGCAGCGCATACAGATCGAGTCCATCTCGGACGGGGCCAACAAATTGAAGGCCCTGCAACGCAACTGGTCCCTGTGGTCGGTGCGCCACAACCGCCGCGCCCGCCTGATCGAGGAGCAGCTGCCCGCCGTGCGCTCCAAGCCCGTGGCCATCGGCACGCCGCCGCCGCGCTCGCCGCTTGGGGCCTGGACGCTCCTGGAGCGCGACGTGATCGTGGCATCGCCGTCGTGCTCGAGCCCCTTCCCCCACGGGGAGGTGCAGTTCATGGAGAACAAGATCGACCCGCCCAACCGGGCCTATCTGAAACTCTGGGAGCTGTTCACGCTGCTTGAAGCCGCGCCCAAGGCCGAGAGCGTCTGCCTGGACCTGGGAGGCAGCCCCGGCGGCTGGACCTGGGTGCTGGCCAGCCTCGGCTGCAAGGTGCTCACCGTGGACAAGGCCCCGCTGGAGCCGCGCATCGAGAACATGCCGGGCGTTGATTACCGCATGCTCTCGGCCTTCGCCCTGGACCCGCGCGAGGTCGGCCCCGTGGACTGGCTCTTCTGCGACGTGGCCTGCTACCCGGACCGCCTGTGGCGGCTGGTGGACCGCTGGCGCACCTTCGGCAAGGTCCGCAACTTCGTGTGCACCCTGAAGTTCCAAGGCCCCACGGACCACGAGACCGCCGCCAAGTTCTGGGCCTTTCCCGGCTCGCGGCTGGTGCACCTGTTCAACAACAAGCACGAATTGACCTGGGTGCTTCTGGACAAGGAGGAATTCCCCAGCTTCGCGCCCGAGCAGCCGGACACCGGCGGGGCGGACGCCGCGAACCTGGGCGAGTTCGGCATGCCTGTCGATGAAGCGTGA
- a CDS encoding sensor domain-containing diguanylate cyclase, with the protein MIDDLSTPPAGSCSGCLSEHLTCEQMLRLYDILLDSMQSGFMLHDRDARVLVCNRKAALILGLERACLVGSTPEALAGRIFREDRTPVAPEDFPVNVVRRTGRAMEDVILGIGSPDGGIPVWISVNAAPVLLVDEIDKIAVSFIDVTAMKTTVDSLRRSESNLKNILEHTPLGVCVTDEMGHFEQANDAYCKFYGYSRQELLGRHFTLVVPPEQRAFMSDLHDRFIKSGTEIRGEWDVVAKDGQVKTIIADAARIVMDANKMRKVTFVMDITDKKRFEEELKQTNAQLEAQNRMDPLTRLHNRKYAMECLETLAGEFKRYGSDFCAAMIDIDHFKKVNDTFGHRTGDEVLECVAREITALSRETDVAVRFGGEEFLLIMPHTSLQGSMAALEKIRARMESLAMTPHRIKVTVSAGVARYREQGILEFIEDADKALYRAKNAGRNRVLSAPE; encoded by the coding sequence ATGATTGATGATCTCTCCACGCCCCCGGCGGGCAGCTGTTCGGGCTGTCTCTCGGAGCATCTCACCTGCGAGCAGATGCTCCGGCTCTACGACATCCTGCTGGATAGCATGCAGTCCGGCTTCATGCTGCACGACCGGGACGCCCGCGTCCTGGTGTGCAACCGCAAGGCGGCGCTCATCCTCGGCCTCGAAAGGGCCTGTCTGGTCGGGAGCACCCCCGAGGCCCTGGCCGGGCGCATCTTCCGGGAGGACCGCACTCCCGTCGCCCCGGAGGATTTCCCGGTCAACGTGGTGCGCCGCACCGGGCGGGCGATGGAGGACGTCATCCTTGGGATCGGCTCCCCGGACGGGGGCATCCCCGTCTGGATTTCGGTGAACGCCGCGCCGGTTCTGCTCGTGGACGAGATCGACAAGATAGCCGTCTCCTTCATCGACGTGACCGCCATGAAAACGACCGTGGATTCGCTGCGGCGCAGCGAATCCAACCTGAAGAACATTCTGGAGCACACGCCGCTGGGCGTATGCGTCACGGACGAAATGGGCCATTTCGAGCAGGCCAACGACGCATACTGCAAATTCTACGGCTATTCCCGCCAGGAGCTGCTGGGCAGGCACTTCACCCTGGTTGTTCCGCCGGAACAGCGCGCCTTCATGTCCGACCTGCACGACCGCTTCATCAAGAGCGGGACTGAGATTCGCGGCGAATGGGACGTGGTGGCCAAGGACGGACAGGTGAAGACCATCATCGCCGACGCCGCCCGCATCGTGATGGACGCGAACAAGATGCGCAAGGTCACGTTCGTCATGGACATCACGGACAAGAAGCGTTTCGAGGAAGAACTGAAACAAACCAACGCCCAGCTTGAAGCCCAGAACCGCATGGACCCCCTCACCCGGCTGCACAACCGGAAATACGCCATGGAATGCCTGGAGACCCTGGCCGGGGAGTTCAAGCGCTACGGCAGCGATTTCTGCGCAGCCATGATCGACATCGACCACTTCAAAAAGGTCAACGACACCTTCGGGCACAGGACCGGGGATGAGGTGCTGGAGTGCGTGGCCCGGGAAATCACGGCGCTCTCTCGCGAGACGGACGTGGCGGTTCGCTTCGGCGGGGAGGAGTTCCTGCTGATCATGCCCCATACCTCCCTGCAGGGATCCATGGCGGCCCTGGAGAAGATCCGAGCCCGGATGGAGTCGCTGGCCATGACGCCGCACCGGATCAAGGTGACCGTCAGCGCGGGCGTGGCCCGGTACCGGGAGCAGGGGATTCTCGAATTCATCGAGGATGCGGACAAGGCCCTCTACCGCGCCAAGAACGCAGGCCGCAACCGGGTTCTCAGCGCGCCGGAGTGA
- a CDS encoding amino acid ABC transporter substrate-binding protein — MRIFALLLLAFGALLAMAAQATLPERPLRVGASVSRSGSLAQAGEMYEKGLRLWQRDVNARGGIQGRQVELVLHDDASTPEKAAEAYADLIDDKKADVILGPADNSLALAMVPVLERTQTPCLFAMPASDSLWKNGKGLVFSVLAPMAEWPDGFFELIARAGYERMALIIVDHPQGERVRTNTAKWIRRYGLRLVSESMIQVRDVAQALEQARHADAEVVTVWGTQEGCTRTIRLLKSMAWKPKAVYASTTMFQHNLHELSARDMNGVFTATAWEARIAAAYPGGSGFVAAFRSAYSQEPEVLAASAYASGQLLETALAKGGDKGRESLRKTLATLDTVTILGRFGVDAGGMQLRQFPLTEQWQKGKREIVWPDELKTAKPVLPR, encoded by the coding sequence GTGCGCATTTTTGCATTACTTCTTCTTGCCTTCGGGGCGCTCCTTGCGATGGCCGCCCAGGCCACCTTGCCGGAACGCCCCCTCAGGGTTGGCGCGTCGGTCAGCCGGAGCGGCAGCCTCGCCCAGGCTGGAGAGATGTATGAGAAGGGGCTCCGGCTCTGGCAACGCGACGTGAACGCGCGTGGGGGAATCCAGGGCAGGCAGGTCGAGCTGGTGCTCCACGACGACGCCTCCACTCCGGAAAAGGCCGCAGAAGCCTATGCGGACCTCATTGACGACAAAAAGGCTGACGTGATTCTCGGCCCGGCGGACAACTCCCTGGCCCTGGCCATGGTTCCGGTGCTGGAGCGCACCCAGACCCCGTGCCTCTTCGCCATGCCCGCCTCGGACAGCTTGTGGAAGAACGGCAAGGGGCTGGTTTTCAGCGTGCTCGCGCCCATGGCCGAATGGCCTGACGGGTTCTTCGAATTGATCGCCCGCGCCGGGTACGAGCGCATGGCCCTCATCATAGTCGACCATCCCCAGGGCGAGAGGGTCCGGACCAACACGGCCAAGTGGATAAGGCGCTACGGCCTGCGACTGGTCAGCGAATCGATGATCCAGGTCCGGGACGTGGCCCAGGCGCTGGAGCAGGCCAGGCACGCCGATGCCGAGGTGGTCACGGTGTGGGGAACCCAGGAAGGATGCACCCGCACGATCCGCTTATTGAAAAGCATGGCATGGAAACCCAAAGCGGTGTACGCATCAACAACTATGTTCCAGCACAACCTGCACGAACTCTCCGCGCGCGACATGAACGGCGTGTTCACCGCCACGGCCTGGGAGGCGCGGATCGCCGCCGCCTATCCCGGCGGCAGCGGTTTCGTGGCCGCCTTCCGCAGCGCCTACTCGCAGGAGCCGGAGGTCCTGGCGGCGTCCGCCTACGCCAGCGGCCAGCTGCTGGAAACCGCGCTCGCCAAGGGTGGAGACAAGGGCCGGGAATCCCTCAGGAAGACGCTGGCCACCCTGGACACGGTCACCATCCTGGGCCGCTTCGGGGTGGACGCGGGCGGCATGCAGCTGCGCCAGTTTCCGCTCACCGAGCAGTGGCAGAAGGGCAAACGTGAAATCGTCTGGCCCGACGAGTTGAAGACCGCCAAGCCGGTCCTGCCGAGGTAG
- a CDS encoding ATP-binding protein: protein MFNRLSFRLGLPIVLGVLLAWGFLTLFVLSSISRFAGERAERDLKSYSREVAEILGNAYDTLAQSGKMSDPTEVRVSKARALGRLEKHFRLTESPGLVADADGTVLLVYGVKSPAALLSLPVQPQKAVKADIGGDEERYTYQIEFPLWRWRVILTENAADYAQLASSVRTLYLGSGGLLLLALCAFLLFTQRAISRPVAVIAKALERGERPGMLGVQEFNNLAGAIRAMMDECEERERQVRMGRKWYRQMFEAAPVMMFSLAPNGWFSDVNRRLCDLTGLPREELLAIPASEVLEIDQERLEEVWMGNALRHVSGRLRTQRGLTRQVLLDALLTEDPSGQRVVLAVVIDVTEQRESERELIEAKENAEQASRAKSEFLANVSHEIRTPLNGVLGMLQLLEKSALDERQTGWTRNALDCGRSLLTLLGDILEFSTLESGGQQCGLEPFAPSDILLEISQLFSRQAQAKSVALIMESDPALPRTLIGDGGRLRQALFNLVGNAVKFTEHGSVAIRVESVKRDRHGVARLLFTVEDSGIGIDREKLARVFEPFTQADGSHTRRYQGAGLGLAIVKRLVELWGGSLDVDSAPGEGTLMAFTMPVHAAPAGIQAPLAVAALPGFPGAGPKIGGRVLLAEDDPINTVMTMDMLESLGYRATIVENGADALRALAQEEFDCLLMDIQMPEMDGITATRAIRAAPALGEKSSIPIIALTAHALPGDRERFLAAGMDDYLAKPVEYDDLAGVLARAMGKPWRRRLS, encoded by the coding sequence GTGTTCAACCGCCTCTCCTTTCGCCTGGGCCTGCCTATCGTTCTCGGAGTCCTCCTCGCCTGGGGTTTCCTGACCCTCTTCGTCCTGAGTTCCATCTCCCGTTTCGCCGGAGAGCGCGCCGAGCGCGACCTCAAGAGCTACTCCCGCGAGGTGGCCGAAATCCTTGGCAACGCTTACGACACCCTGGCCCAGTCGGGAAAGATGTCCGACCCGACCGAAGTGCGCGTCAGCAAGGCCAGGGCCCTGGGCCGCCTGGAAAAGCACTTCCGCCTGACCGAATCGCCCGGCCTGGTGGCCGACGCCGACGGCACGGTGCTGCTTGTTTACGGCGTGAAATCCCCCGCCGCGCTCCTGTCCCTGCCCGTGCAGCCCCAGAAGGCGGTCAAGGCCGACATCGGAGGCGACGAGGAGCGCTACACCTACCAGATCGAGTTTCCGCTCTGGAGGTGGCGTGTGATCCTCACTGAAAACGCCGCCGACTACGCCCAGCTGGCCAGCAGCGTGCGCACGCTCTATCTGGGCTCCGGGGGGCTTCTGCTCCTGGCTCTGTGCGCCTTCCTGCTCTTCACCCAGCGGGCCATCTCGCGCCCGGTGGCAGTCATCGCCAAGGCCCTGGAGCGCGGAGAGCGGCCCGGCATGCTGGGCGTGCAGGAATTCAACAATCTGGCCGGGGCCATCCGGGCCATGATGGACGAGTGCGAGGAGCGCGAACGACAGGTGCGCATGGGGCGCAAGTGGTACCGCCAGATGTTCGAGGCAGCACCGGTGATGATGTTCTCCCTGGCACCCAACGGCTGGTTCAGCGACGTGAACCGCAGGCTGTGCGACCTGACGGGCCTGCCCCGCGAAGAGCTTCTGGCCATCCCCGCGTCCGAAGTCCTGGAGATCGACCAGGAGCGCCTGGAAGAGGTCTGGATGGGCAACGCCCTGCGCCATGTCTCGGGCCGGCTGCGCACCCAGCGGGGGCTCACCAGACAGGTGCTCCTGGACGCGCTGCTCACAGAGGACCCTTCCGGGCAGCGGGTGGTTCTGGCCGTGGTCATCGACGTCACCGAACAGCGCGAAAGCGAACGGGAACTCATCGAGGCCAAGGAGAACGCCGAACAGGCCAGCCGCGCCAAGAGCGAATTCCTGGCCAACGTCAGCCACGAGATCCGCACCCCGCTGAACGGCGTGCTGGGCATGCTCCAGCTGCTGGAGAAGTCCGCCCTGGACGAACGGCAGACCGGCTGGACCCGCAACGCCCTGGATTGCGGCCGCTCGCTCCTGACGCTCCTGGGCGACATCCTGGAATTCTCCACACTGGAGTCTGGCGGCCAGCAGTGCGGCCTGGAGCCCTTCGCCCCGAGCGACATCCTGCTGGAAATCTCCCAGCTGTTCTCGCGCCAGGCCCAGGCCAAGTCCGTGGCGCTCATCATGGAATCGGACCCCGCGCTTCCGCGCACGCTCATCGGCGACGGCGGCAGGCTGCGCCAGGCCCTGTTCAACCTGGTGGGCAACGCGGTGAAGTTCACCGAGCACGGCTCCGTGGCCATCCGGGTGGAGTCTGTCAAACGCGACCGGCACGGCGTGGCGCGCCTTTTGTTCACCGTGGAGGACAGCGGCATCGGCATCGACAGGGAAAAGCTCGCCCGCGTCTTCGAACCCTTCACCCAGGCCGATGGCTCCCACACCCGCCGCTATCAGGGCGCGGGACTCGGGCTGGCCATCGTCAAGCGGCTGGTGGAGCTGTGGGGAGGCTCGCTGGATGTGGACTCGGCCCCCGGCGAGGGCACGCTCATGGCCTTCACCATGCCGGTGCACGCCGCGCCCGCAGGAATCCAGGCCCCCCTGGCCGTGGCCGCCCTCCCAGGATTCCCCGGAGCCGGACCAAAAATCGGCGGGCGCGTGCTGCTGGCCGAGGACGACCCCATCAACACCGTCATGACCATGGACATGCTGGAGAGCCTGGGCTACCGGGCCACCATCGTGGAGAACGGGGCCGACGCCCTGCGCGCCCTGGCCCAGGAAGAGTTCGACTGCCTGCTCATGGACATCCAGATGCCCGAGATGGACGGCATCACGGCCACACGGGCCATCCGCGCCGCCCCGGCCCTGGGCGAGAAGTCCAGCATCCCCATCATCGCCCTGACCGCCCACGCCCTGCCCGGAGACCGCGAACGCTTCCTGGCCGCAGGCATGGACGACTACCTGGCCAAGCCCGTGGAATACGACGACCTGGCCGGAGTGCTGGCGCGCGCCATGGGCAAGCCCTGGCGGCGGCGCCTGAGCTGA
- a CDS encoding adenylosuccinate synthase, with translation MAGLVVHGAQWGDEGKGKIVDLLTEQAGLIVRFHGGNNAGHTLVVGGEKTVLHLIPSGILHQGKRCVIGAGVVLDPEVFLMEVDKLAATGVDMSPARLAVSYRTHIIMPYHKLLDAARESAKAGAKIGTTGRGIGPCYEDKASRVGIRAADFLDEELLARKIEHALCEKNALFTGLYGMEPLKTDDVLAALKPLAERIKPYIADVSAMIQEANASGVGVLFEGAQGTHLDIDHGTYPFVTSSSCVISNAASGSGCSPRELGAVVSVVKAYTTRVGSGPFPTELSCKHGDHLQSVGAEFGATTGRKRRCGWQDMVLLREAVRLNGTTGLALTKLDVLGGLDQIKICTAYRYEGAEILYPPQREGALAHVEPIYETMPCWTEDVSKCRTWDELPKAAKDYILRLEELSGAPVSIVSVGPDREQTIYRS, from the coding sequence ATGGCTGGCTTGGTGGTGCACGGCGCCCAATGGGGCGACGAGGGTAAAGGCAAGATCGTAGACCTGCTGACGGAGCAGGCCGGACTGATCGTCAGGTTCCACGGCGGAAACAACGCAGGGCACACCCTGGTGGTGGGCGGCGAGAAAACCGTCCTGCACCTTATTCCCTCCGGCATCCTGCACCAGGGCAAACGCTGCGTGATCGGCGCGGGCGTGGTCCTGGACCCCGAAGTATTCCTGATGGAGGTGGACAAACTGGCCGCCACGGGCGTGGACATGTCCCCGGCCCGTCTGGCCGTGAGCTACCGCACACACATCATCATGCCCTACCACAAGCTCCTGGACGCGGCCCGCGAGTCGGCCAAGGCCGGAGCCAAGATCGGCACCACCGGGCGCGGCATCGGCCCTTGCTACGAGGACAAGGCCTCGCGCGTGGGCATCCGCGCCGCCGACTTTCTGGACGAGGAGCTGCTGGCCCGCAAGATCGAACACGCCCTGTGCGAGAAGAACGCCCTGTTCACGGGCCTCTATGGCATGGAGCCCCTGAAGACTGACGACGTGCTGGCGGCCCTCAAGCCCCTGGCCGAGCGCATCAAGCCCTACATCGCGGACGTGTCCGCCATGATCCAGGAGGCCAACGCCTCGGGCGTGGGCGTCTTGTTCGAGGGCGCGCAGGGAACCCACCTGGACATCGACCACGGCACCTACCCCTTCGTCACCTCCTCCTCGTGCGTGATCAGCAACGCGGCCTCCGGGTCGGGCTGCTCGCCCAGGGAGCTTGGCGCCGTGGTCTCCGTGGTGAAGGCCTACACCACCCGCGTGGGCTCCGGCCCCTTCCCCACCGAGCTCTCCTGCAAGCACGGCGACCACCTCCAGAGCGTGGGCGCTGAGTTCGGCGCGACCACGGGCCGCAAGCGCCGCTGCGGCTGGCAGGACATGGTGCTGCTGCGCGAGGCCGTGCGCTTGAACGGCACCACGGGCCTGGCCCTGACCAAGCTGGACGTGCTGGGCGGCCTGGACCAGATCAAGATCTGCACGGCCTACCGCTACGAGGGCGCCGAGATTCTCTACCCGCCCCAGCGCGAAGGCGCGCTGGCCCACGTGGAGCCCATCTACGAGACCATGCCCTGCTGGACCGAGGACGTGAGCAAGTGCCGCACCTGGGACGAGCTGCCCAAGGCCGCCAAGGACTACATCCTGCGCCTGGAGGAGCTCTCCGGCGCGCCGGTGAGCATCGTCTCCGTTGGCCCGGACCGCGAACAGACCATCTACAGAAGCTAG